The following proteins are co-located in the Leptospira weilii genome:
- the pyrB gene encoding aspartate carbamoyltransferase yields MSYNHKNVLDTEQFSKSDLDFLIKKIRDMERLVEQHKAFGILTGKLLASLFFEASTRTRLSFEAAMERLGGRVISTVGFQFSSISKGETLYDTMKMIEAYADIAVIRHPLEGSSRIAAGAVKIPVINAGDGAGQHPTQAILDLYTIISEKGTLDGLTVAFIGDLKYGRTIHSLINLLRHYKVHLYLISPSELSLPDSYKKGLEGYPLTLEETTDIKAVWDCDVAYVTRIQEERFPDHKEYERLKDLFKINKELILASKKKTTILHPLPRVNELSTDVDDLPNAAYFRQARYGVVSRMTLLCLCLGQDF; encoded by the coding sequence ATGTCCTATAATCACAAGAATGTCTTAGATACGGAACAGTTTTCGAAATCGGATCTCGACTTTCTCATCAAGAAAATCAGGGATATGGAACGCCTCGTCGAACAGCACAAAGCGTTCGGAATCTTAACCGGTAAACTTTTAGCCTCTCTCTTTTTCGAGGCTTCGACAAGAACCAGACTTTCTTTCGAAGCGGCGATGGAACGCCTCGGGGGCAGAGTGATTTCCACAGTCGGTTTTCAGTTTTCCTCGATTTCCAAAGGAGAAACGTTGTATGATACCATGAAGATGATCGAAGCATACGCGGATATCGCGGTGATTCGCCATCCTCTCGAAGGTTCTTCCAGAATCGCGGCCGGAGCGGTCAAAATTCCGGTGATCAACGCGGGAGACGGAGCGGGGCAACACCCCACTCAGGCGATTCTGGATCTTTATACGATCATTTCCGAAAAAGGAACGTTAGACGGTTTGACAGTTGCTTTCATCGGAGATTTGAAATACGGAAGAACGATTCATTCGCTTATCAATCTGCTCAGGCATTACAAAGTTCATCTTTATCTGATTTCTCCCTCAGAACTCTCACTACCGGATTCTTATAAAAAAGGTCTGGAAGGCTATCCTCTCACCCTGGAAGAAACGACCGACATCAAAGCCGTCTGGGATTGCGATGTCGCCTACGTAACTCGAATTCAGGAAGAAAGATTTCCCGATCACAAGGAATACGAAAGGCTCAAGGATCTTTTTAAAATCAACAAAGAGTTGATTCTCGCTTCCAAGAAAAAAACGACGATTCTTCACCCTCTTCCGAGAGTGAACGAACTTTCCACGGACGTGGACGATTTGCCGAATGCGGCATATTTCAGACAAGCAAGATACGGAGTCGTAAGTCGTATGACGTTACTTTGTCTTTGTCTGGGACAGGACTTCTGA
- a CDS encoding fatty acid desaturase family protein — translation MSQAPRRNLPEKTNRTIAILLSVFFFGLYFWNPISKSIGNFHLSFISNPLGSSELILISMSVLPLSAILSYTLWALIHECVHGNFSNSRNESHLTGRILCILFGTSYQIVKTAHLMHHKYNRAEGERIEYLKKDDGGPIFVQNLFYYIRLFLGTYFLEVSGGFLLSLPLPLTTNVARKHISKFPIYKAFFKQIQKPEIVRELRIDTFFILLLYGTALYFSETMIWFLGAVVFLRGWIVSFLDHSYHYGKELDNVYSAYNLSLPKLFSFLFLNFNYHRVHHHFPGCSWNRLPIQFENSKDTMDLPLWKQTLRQLSGLLILPEKSENS, via the coding sequence ATGAGTCAAGCCCCGCGTAGAAACCTTCCCGAAAAAACAAATCGAACGATCGCAATTTTGCTGAGCGTATTCTTTTTCGGATTGTATTTTTGGAATCCGATTTCGAAATCGATCGGGAATTTCCATCTATCTTTTATTTCGAATCCGCTCGGAAGCTCAGAATTGATTTTGATTTCGATGAGTGTACTTCCACTCTCCGCTATTCTTTCCTATACTCTCTGGGCTCTGATTCACGAATGCGTTCACGGAAATTTTTCGAATTCCAGAAACGAAAGTCATTTGACGGGAAGAATCCTTTGTATTCTTTTCGGAACTTCGTATCAGATCGTAAAAACGGCACATCTTATGCATCACAAGTACAATCGTGCGGAAGGAGAAAGAATCGAATATTTGAAAAAAGACGACGGAGGTCCGATCTTTGTTCAAAATCTTTTTTACTACATCCGGCTTTTTTTAGGAACTTACTTTCTGGAAGTAAGCGGAGGTTTTCTTTTAAGCCTTCCTCTACCACTCACGACAAATGTGGCTCGAAAACATATTTCCAAATTTCCAATCTACAAAGCCTTTTTTAAACAGATTCAAAAACCGGAAATCGTTCGAGAATTAAGAATCGATACTTTTTTTATTCTTCTTTTATACGGAACCGCGTTGTATTTTTCGGAAACTATGATTTGGTTTTTAGGAGCCGTCGTATTTTTACGGGGATGGATTGTTTCCTTCTTAGACCATTCGTATCATTACGGAAAGGAACTGGATAATGTGTATTCCGCCTATAATCTATCTCTGCCGAAATTATTTTCCTTTTTGTTTCTCAACTTCAACTATCATCGTGTCCATCATCATTTTCCAGGTTGTTCTTGGAATCGACTTCCTATTCAATTCGAAAATTCAAAGGACACGATGGATCTTCCCTTATGGAAACAAACCCTTCGACAACTTTCGGGGCTTTTAATTCTCCCCGAAAAATCCGAAAACTCGTAA